In Antennarius striatus isolate MH-2024 chromosome 8, ASM4005453v1, whole genome shotgun sequence, a single window of DNA contains:
- the LOC137599838 gene encoding phospholipid-transporting ATPase ABCA1-like isoform X3: protein MAVSTQLGLLLWKNFTYRRRQTIQLVIEIIWPLFIFFILISVRIHYPPYEQHECHFPNKAMPSAGTLPWVQGIICNANNPCFRNPTPGESPGVVGNFNDSIISRLFTDAKKILLYTQNDKSYEGYRELLNALRKLQKNTAGFKLKDFLRDNETLSHFLHHNASLPRHALKQIVEADVNLEKVLTKGFGFHLRDLCNTTPLEEFVHIADRNVSLLTRAIICESSRDWLDKAQNHFLSNLDFLKPIRKDVRSDPKVVQEVAAATDYLLENLGALAVELSSMNSWKDMRKEILYLTANATGSPNQMYQAVSRIVCGHPEGGGLKIKSLNWYEDNNYKALFGNHGNDSDGEPLSSYDNTSTPYCNNMMRNLESSPISRMIWRALKPLLMGKILYTPDTPATQRIIHEVNKTFQELGLLRDLGGMWEEMRPKIWNFMENSEEMDLVRTLLQNNASAAFLNAQLSETEWRVSDISDFLSKVSEDRRPKGSAYTWRDVFNETDQAIQTISRFMECVNLDKLEPVANEERLVNKSMGLLNNQKFWAGIVFPGIAHNNSTDLPPKVNYKIRMDIDNVERTNKIKDGYWDPGPRADPFEDLRYIWGGFSYLQDVIEHGIIRAVTGTKEKTGVYIQQMPYPCYVDDIFLRVMSRSMPLFMTLAWMYSVAIIIKGVVYEKEARLKETMRIMGLNNGILWLSWFISSLIPLLISAGLLVVLLKVGNLLPYSDPGVVFLFLGSFGIVTIMQCFLISTLFSRANLAAACGGIIYFTLYLPYVLCVAWQDYVGFGIKVVVSLLSPVAFGFGCEYFALFEEQGVGIQWSNLLASPLEEDSYNLTTSICLMLFDAFLYGLMTWYIEAVFPGQYGIPRSWYFPFTRTYWRGERQDKNLSSDLSKKGNAEAVCIEEEPGHIEPGVYIENLVKIYSHGKKLAVDGLSLRFYNGQITSFLGHNGAGKTTTMSILTGLFPPTSGTAYILGKDIRTELSTIRQNLGVCPQHNVLFSMLTVEEHIWFYARLKGLPEEQVKAEMEQIVNDVGLPHKRQSRTSTLSGGMQRKLSVALAFVGGSKVVILDEPTAGVDPYARRGIWDLLLKYRQGRTILLSTHHMDEADILGDRIAIISHGKLCCVGSSLFLKTQLGTGYYLTLVKKDYDLTLQSCRNSSSTVSYSKKNEKEDSVSESSSDAGLGSEPESETTTIDVSLISNVIFKHVSEARLVEDLGHELTYVLPHQSAKDGAFVELFHELDDRLTDLGISSYGISDTTLEEIFLKVAEDSGVDSVELSDGVVATRTRRRHAFGDHQNCLKPFTDDDFDFNDSEESRETDWLSGTDGKGSYQVKGWSLKRQQFVALLWKRFLYARRSRKGFFAQIVLPAVFVCIALVFSLIVPPFGKYPSLPLDPGMYGEQFTFISNDLPEDPHTNKLLGALTEKPGFGTRCMEGESKLNKDCIPIENEWSVPQVSQSVKDMFDKGNWSMENPSPLCACSCEGRKRMLPECPAGAGGLPPPQMKISANDTLQSLTGRNVSDYLVKTYAQIIGKSLKNKIWVNEFRYGGFSLGARSSQLLSHTDQIDDAIAELRRRFDLERGTAADRFLRSLSSFIQGLDTKNNVKIWFNNKGWHSIGSFLNVMNNGVLRASLQAGKDPAKFGISVHNHPLNLTKEQLSQVALMTTSVDVLVSICVIFAMSFVPASFVVFLIQERVNKAKHMQFISGVQPFLYWLANFVWDMCNYIVPATLVIIIFVCFQQDAYVSSTNLPVLALLLLLYGWSITPLMYPASFFFKIPSTAYVVLTSVNILIGINGSVSTFVLELFGSNEIGGINDILKNVFLIFPHFCLGRGLIDMVKNQAMADALERFGENRFRSPLAWDMVGKNLFAMAVEGVVFFFITVLIQYRFCFKARSSTSHLKPIGEEDEDVARERQRILSGAGQTDILELRQLTKIYKRKQKPAVDRLCVGIPPGECFGLLGVNGAGKTSTFKMLTGDSVVTSGEAYLAGKSVNTEIDEVHQNMGYCPQFDAINDLLTGREHLELYAILRGVPEKEVCEVAEWGIRKLGLVKYVDKAAGSYSGGNMRKLSTAIALIGGPPVVFLDEPTTGMDPKARRALWNAILSIIKEGRSVVLTSHSMEECEALCTRMAIMVNGRFRCLGSVQHLKNRFGDGYTIILRVAGPDPDLHPVMEFIERELPGSTLKEKHRNMLQYQLPTSLTSLARIFSMLSKNKELLSIEDYSVSQTTLDQVFVNFAKDQSDEDHLKDVHLNKRDAVVVDISQLNSFLLDSKTRESCV from the exons ATGGCAGTCTCTACTCAACTGGGTTTACTGCTTTGGAAGAACTTCACCTACAGACGGAGGCAGACG ATCCAGTTGGTGATTGAGATCATCTGGCcccttttcatctttttcatctTGATCTCTGTCCGAATACATTATCCACCCTATGAGCAACATGAAT GCCATTTTCCTAACAAGGCCATGCCCTCAGCGGGTACCCTTCCTTGGGTACAAGGCATCATCTGCAATGCCAACAACCCTTGCTTTCGTAATCCCACCCCTGGAGAGAGTCCTGGGGTGGTGGGAAACTTCAACGATTCTAT AATCTCCCGTCTGTTCACTGATGCCAAGAAGATCCTGCTCTACACCCAGAATGATAAGAGCTACGAGGGATACAGGGAGCTGCTGAACGCCCTCAGGAAGCTGCAGAAGAACACTGCTG GTTTCAAGCTGAAAGACTTTTTACGAGACAACGAGACCCTTTCCCACTTCCTGCACCACAATGCTTCACTTCCTCGACACGCGCTGAAGCAGATTGTAGAGGCAGATGTCAATCTTGAAAAG GTGCTAACTAAAGGTTTTGGCTTCCACCTCAGAGATCTCTGTAACACCACACCTCTGGAGGAGTTTGTTCACATCGCTGACAGAAACGTGTCCCTCCTGACTCGAGCGATCATCTGCGAATCATCCAGAGATTGGTTAGACAAGGCACaaaatcacttcctgtccaaccTGGATTTCCTGAAACCAATCCGG AAGGACGTGAGGTCCGACCCAAAAGTGGTTCAGGAAGTCGCAGCTGCAACCGACTATCTTCTGGAGAACCTTGGAGCTCTTGCTGTCGAG CTTTCCAGTATGAATAGTTGGAAGGATATGAGAAAGGAGATTCTGTATCTAACAGCAAACGCAACGGGCTCCCCGAACCAGATGTACCAGGCTGTGTCACGGATCGTCTGCGGACACCCCGAGGGAGGTGGCCTCAAAATCAAGTCGCTCAACTGGTATGAAGACAATAACTACAAAGCCCTGTTTGGAAACCATGGCAACGACAGTGACGGTGAACCTCTCTCCTCTTATGATAATACCTCCA CTCCCTATTGTAACAACATGATGCGGAACCTGGAGTCCAGCCCCATCTCCAGGATGATCTGGAGAGCTCTGAAGCCTCTGCTCATGGGGAAGATCCTGTACACCCCAGACACTCCAGCAACACAAAGAATCATCCATGAG GTTAATAAGACGTTCCAGGAGCTCGGCCTGCTGAGGGACCTCGGTGGGATGTGGGAGGAGATGAGACCTAAAATCTGGAACTTCATGGAGAACAGCGAGGAAATGGACTTAGTGAGG ACGCTGCTCCAAAATAACGCTAGTGCTGCATTCTTAAATGCCCAACTCAGTGAGACCGAGTGGCGTGTGTCAGACATTTCAGACTTCCTAAGTAAGGTGTCAGAGGACCGAAGACCCAAAGGTTCTGCCTATACCTGGAGGGACGTCTTCAACGAAACGGATCAGGCAATACAGACCATCTCACGCTTTATGGAG TGTGTAAACCTGGACAAGCTGGAGCCAGTAGCTAATGAAGAGAGACTGGTCAATAAGTCCATGGGTCTTCTGAACAACCAGAAGTTCTGGGCTGGAATCGTATTTCCTGGCATCGCCCACAACAACAGCACTGATTTGCCTCCTAAAGTCAACTATAAGATCCGTATGGACATTGATAATGTGGAGAGGACTAACAAGATCAAAGACGG CTATTGGGACCCTGGTCCTAGGGCAGACCCCTTCGAAGACCTTCGATACATTTGGGGAGGATTTTCTTACCTGCAAGATGTCATTGAACACGGAATCATCAGAGCTGTCACTGGAACCAAGGAAAAGACAGGCGTCTACATCCAGCAGATGCCCTATCCCTGCTACGTTGACGACAT ttttctgCGGGTGATGAGTCGTTCGATGCCTCTCTTTATGACCTTGGCTTGGATGTACTCAGTCGCCATCATCATCAAAGGTGTGGTGTACGAGAAGGAGGCGAGGCTGAAGGAGACCATGAGGATCATGGGACTTAACAACGGCATCCTATGGCTCAGCTGGTTCATCAGCAGTTTAATCCCACTCCTGATCAGCGCTGGCTTGTTGGTGGTGTTACTAAAG GTGGGCAACCTGCTGCCTTACAGCGACCCAGGAGTGGTTTTCCTTTTCTTAGGGTCCTTCGGCATCGTGACCATCATGCAGTGTTTCCTCATCAGCACCCTGTTTTCTCGTGCCAACTTGGCAGCTGCCTGCGGTGGGATTATATACTTCACGCTCTACCTCCCTTACGTGCTGTGTGTTGCCTGGCAAGATTATGTCGGCTTTGGAATAAAAGTTGTAGTG agtcttctgtctcctgtggCTTTTGGTTTTGGATGTGAATACTTCGCCCTTTTTGAGGAGCAAGGAGTGGGCATCCAGTGGTCAAATCTGCTGGCCAGTCCGCTTGAGGAGGACAGCTATAATCTGACCACTTCTATATGCCTCATGCTGTTTGATGCTTTCCTGTATGGACTAATGACCTGGTACATCGAAGCAGTGTTTCCTG GTCAGTATGGGATCCCCAGATCTTGGTATTTCCCATTCACAAGGACGTACTGGCGTGGAGAAAGGCAGGACAAGAATCTCTCCAGTGATCTGTCAAAGAAGGGCAATGCtgaag CTGTGTGTATTGAGGAGGAGCCGGGCCACATTGAACCGGGAGTTTACATCGAGAATCTGGTGAAGATCTACAGTCATGGAAAAAAGCTGGCTGTAGACGGGTTGTCTCTGAGGTTCTATAACGGACAGATTACCTCCTTTCTCGGCCACAACGGAGCTGGAAAGACCACAACCAT gtcaATCCTGACAGGGTTGTTTCCGCCCACTTCTGGTACAGCCTACATTCTCGGCAAGGACATTCGCACTGAGCTGAGCACAATCCGACAAAATTTGGGTGTCTGTCCCCAGCATAATGTTCTTTTCAGCAT GCTGACGGTGGAGGAACACATTTGGTTCTACGCCCGTCTGAAGGGCCTGCCAGAAGAGCAAGTAAAAGCTGAGATGGAACAAATAGTGAACGATGTCGGACTGCCCCATAAGCGTCAGTCACGCACCAGCACGCTCTCTG gAGGGATGCAGAGGAAACTGTCAGTGGCCTTGGCTTTTGTCGGTGGGTCAAAGGTTGTCATTCTGGATGAACCAACCGCTGGGGTCGACCCTTACGCACGCAGGGGCATCTGGGACCTGTTGCTTAAATACAGACAAG GCCGTACCATCCTCCTGTCCACTCACCACATGGATGAGGCTGACATCCTGGGTGACCGCATTGCTATCATTTCCCACGGCAAGTTGTGTTGTGTCGGGTCCTCCCTCTTCCTGAAAACCCAACTGGGCACAGGCTACTACCTGACTCTGGTCAAGAAAGACTACGACTTGACACTTCAGTCTTGCAGGAATTCATCCAGCACCGTCTCCTACAGCAAGAAGAACGAGAAG GAGGACAGTGTGTCAGAGAGTAGCTCAGATGCTGGTCTAGGAAGTGAACCAGAAAGTGAAACCACCACAATTG ACGTGTCCCTCATCTCCAATGTGATTTTCAAGCACGTCTCTGAAGCTCGCCTGGTTGAAGACCTCGGACACGAACTCACCTACGTCTTGCCCCACCAGTCAGCTAAAGACGGAGCGTTTGTCGAGCTCTTTCACGAGCTGGATGACCGACTCACCGACTTGGGAATATCCAGTTATGGAATATCTGATACCACCCTTGAAGAG ATTTTCCTGAAAGTAGCCGAGGACAGCGGTGTTGATTCTGTTGAGCTTTCAG ATGGAGTCGTGGCGACCAGGACTCGTCGCCGCCATGCGTTCGGAGACCACCAGAACTGCTTGAAGCCCTTCACCGACGATGACTTTGATTTCAATGACTCTGAAG AATCCCGTGAGACCGACTGGCTGAGTGGAACAGACGGCAAAGGTTCATACCAGGTCAAAGGCTGGAGTCTGAAGAGACAGCAGTTTGTTGCTCTCCTCTGGAAGAGATTCCTTTACGCTCGGCGCTCCAGGAAAGGCTTCTTTGCTCAG ATTGTTCTTCCAGCTGTGTTTGTATGCATTGCCCTGGTGTTCAGTCTGATTGTTCCTCCTTTTGGAAAGTACCCAAGTCTGCCTCTTGATCCCGGCATGTATGGAGAACAGTTTACATTCATCAG TAACGACTTACCTGAGGACCCTCACACCAACAAACTATTGGGAGCTCTGACAGAAAAGCCAGGGTTTGGGACGCGCTGCATGGAGGGAGAATCTAAACT GAACAAAGACTGTATACCGATTGAGAACGAATGGTCGGTCCCACAAGTCTCCCAAAGTGTGAAAGACATGTTCGACAAAGGCAACTGGTCGATGGAGAATCCCTCTCCTCTGTGCGCCTGCAGCTGTGAAGGACGCAAGAGGATGCTTCCTGAGTGTCCTGCTGGTGCTGGAGGACTTCCACCGCCGCAG ATGAAGATCAGCGCCAATGACACTCTGCAAAGTCTGACCGGCAGAAATGTCTCTGACTATCTTGTGAAAACCTACGCTCAAATCATCGGCAAGAG CCTGAAGAACAAGATATGGGTGAATGAGTTCAG ATACGGAGGATTCTCTTTGGGCGCCAGAAGTTCCCAGCTTCTGTCTCACACAGACCAAATCGATGACGCCATTGCCGAGCTGAGAAGACGCTTCGATCTGGAGAGA ggaaCTGCAGCAGATCGTTTCTTACGTAGTCTCTCCAGTTTTATCCAAGGTCTGGATACCAAGAATAACGTCaag ATCTGGTTCAACAACAAGGGCTGGCACAGCATCGGTTCTTTCCTCAACGTGATGAACAACGGCGTCCTGCGGGCGAGTCTGCAAGCTGGCAAAGACCCAGCAAAGTTCGGCATCTCCGTCCACAATCATCCCCTCAACCTCACCAAGGAGCAGCTGTCCCAAGTGGCGCT GATGACGACATCGGTCGACGTGTTGGTTTCCATCTGCGTGATCTTCGCCATGTCCTTCGTCCCTGCCAGCTTTGTGGTCTTCCTCATCCAGGAGAGAGTGAACAAGGCCAAACACATGCAATTCATAAGCGGAGTGCAGCCTTTCCTGTATTGGCTGGCCAACTTTGTTTGGGATATG TGTAACTACATCGTCCCAGCAACTCtggtcatcatcatcttcgTGTGTTTCCAACAAGACGCTTACGTCTCCTCCACCAACTTGCCCGTGCtggccctgctgctgctgctttatgG ATGGTCCATCACCCCTCTGATGTACCCAGCCTCATTCTTCTTTAAGATCCCCAGCACCGCCTACGTGGTTCTGACCAGCGTTAACATCCTAATCGGAATCAACGGGAGCGTTTCCACATTTGTTCTGGAACTGTTTGGAAGCAAT GAGATCGGTGGCATCAATGACATCCTGAAGAATGTGTTCCTCATCTTCCCACACTTTTGTTTGGGGAGAGGACTGATTGATATGGTGAAGAATCAGGCGATGGCAGACGCTTTGGAGAGGTTTG GTGAAAACCGTTTCCGCTCCCCTCTGGCCTGGGACATGGTGGGAAAGAACCTGTTTGCGATGGCCGTGGAGGGTGtggttttcttcttcattaCAGTCCTTATTCAGTACCGCTTCTGCTTCAAGGCCAG GTCGTCCACCAGTCATCTGAAGCCGATCGGAGAAGAAGACGAGGACGTGGCCAGAGAGCGCCAAAGGATTCTGAGTGGCGCTGGTCAAACGGACATCCTGGAGCTCAGACAGCTCACCAAAATTTACAAACGGAAACAGAAGCCGGCCGTGGACCGGCTCTGCGTCGGCATCCCCCCTGGCGAG TGCTTTGGATTACTGGGAGTGAATGGAGCAGGAAAAACCAGTACATTTAAAATGCTGACAGGAGACTCTGTGGTCACCAGTGGAGAGGCTTATCTGGCTGGCAAGAG CGTAAACACCGAGATCGATGAGGTCCATCAGAACATGGGTTACTGTCCTCAGTTCGACGCCATCAACGACCTGCTGACTGGCAGAGAGCACCTAGAATTATATGCTATCCTGAGAGGAGTTCCTGAGAAGGAAGTCTGCGAG GTGGCAGAATGGGGCATACGGAAGCTGGGCTTGGTCAAATACGTGGACAAGGCTGCTGGCAGCTACAGCGGAGGAAACATGAGGAAACTGTCCACCGCCATCGCTCTCATAGGAGGACCACCTGTAGTCTTTCTG GATGAACCAACGACAGGCATGGACCCTAAAGCCCGTCGTGCTCTGTGGAACGCCATCCTGAGCATCATCAAAGAGGGACGATCTGTAGTCCTAACTTCTCACAG CATGGAGGAGTGTGAGGCACTTTGCACCAGAATGGCCATCATGGTCAACGGCAGGTTCCGCTGTTTGGGCAGCGTGCAGCACCTCAAAAATAG GTTCGGTGATGGATACACCA